The sequence below is a genomic window from Paenibacillus silvisoli.
CAGCATCCAAGCGAGCCGAATCTCCCGCCAAATCTATTGCTCGGGCGAGCTCAGCGACTAGCAAGCGCCTTTTGCTCACAACAACACCGCGAAGCGGCGTGCCCTTGTGATGGGGCGAGCGGAGCAGGACGGAGTCGTTGTGGAGAAGCGAAGCGGTCGCCTTTGTCCCCGGGATGTTTCCGCAGGAATACATTCAAATGCATTCCGGGGACAACAGCGATCGGAACAACGACACCGCACGCGCAGCGAGCCCATCCCATCACAGCACGCTTTTACCCGTCTTCGCGAGGAGTCTCGATCGACACCCCCGGCACATACTTGCGCTTCATCATGTGCCTGGTTTTTCGATTTTCCTTCGAATCGAACACAATGTCCATATCGTAGCCGCCCTCCACCTCCGGGTACAGCTGCGAGTTAGGAATATAAAGCGATAACTTTTTGCGGTTAAACGTCATTTTGCTCTTCTGAACCTGCACGACAATGTCGCCCCGCTCATTCGCCGGCTGGAATACGATTCCCGTCCGCTTCAGCGGATAAATCCATACGCAATCGCCAACCTCGAACGGCCGCTTTCCCGCAGGCACCGCTTCTTCCTGCTTCACTTTCTTGTTTTTCGCGGCACTCAACTCTTCCAGCTTTCGATCCCATTTCTCGGCATCACCGGTAGCAAAAACCGCTTCGTTGCGCGGTCCCTCCGCATTCGCGCGTTTCGCGGCCTCTACCCGCTCCTCGGCACGCAGAACGACCCGCTCAGGCAGACCGAACCGTCTTGCAATCGCAAACGCGTAGCTGTCCCCCGCCTCTCCGATTTCCAGCCGGTACACAGGCTTCAGCGTCGCGGCATCGAACGCCATCCGGGCATTCGTACAGCCCTTCATGACCGCGGCAAAACGTTTAATCTCGTTAAAATGCGTCGTCGCCGCGACTAGCGAGCCCCGCTGCAGCAGCTCCTCCAGCACCGCGATCGACAAAGCGATCCCTTCGCCGGGATCCGTGCCGGCCGCAAGCTCGTCAAGCAGAATCAGCGTGCGGTTGTTGGCGCTGCGCAGCATGCCGCTCAAGCATTCCATATGGGCGGAGAAGGTGCTGAGCGATTGCTCGATGCTTTGCCCGTCGCCTACGTCGGCCAGCACGCCTTGCAGTATACCCAGCTCCGTTCCTTGCTCTGCCGGGATAAGCAATCCGGATTGAAGCATGAGCGCGAACAGACCTATCGTCTTCAGCGCGACGGTTTTACCGCCCGTGTTCGGCCCGGTAATAATCAGCTGCCGCCACTCGCCCCCGATCTCGACGTTCAAAGGCACTGCATTTTCGCCGAGCAGCGGATGTCTCGCGCCGACCAGCTTAATAAACGGCTTGTCGCAGATCGCCGGAGCAATGCCTTTGTACGTCCGCGAAAGTTTGGCTCTCGCGAAAATAAAATCAAACGAAGCCATCGCTTCCACATTCCATTTCAAATGATCGCCCTCCGCCTCCGCCGCATCCGACAACTGCGATAAAATCGTCGTCCGTTCGCGCTCCTCCTCGCTCTTCCAAATCTGCCATTCCGCCTGCAAATCCGCGACGTCGGCGGGTTCGACGAACAGCGTCTGTCCGCTGGACGACTCATCCCATACCGTTCCGGGCACCTGCCTGCGCAGCTCCCGTTTAACCGGGATGACAAAATGACCGTTTCGCTTGCTGACCAGCTGATCCTGCAGCGCGCTCTTGTATTTGCCCAGCAGCTGGTTCAGCTTTCGTTCAATACGATCCTCCGCGACGGCGAGATGTCTGCGAATGTCCCCCAATGCAGGCGACGCTTGATCGGTCAGCGCGCCGTGGCGGATACAGCGGTTAAGCTCTTGCAGCAGATCCGGACAGTCGTGCATGGAATCCGCATAACTGCTAACGGTTGGCGCGATCATCCGTTTGCTGTCCATGTAACGCTTCATTTGCCCGACGGCGGTCAGCCATGCGGCCAGCAGGCCCAGCTCCTGCTCGGAATAGATTTTTCCTTTGCCGAGCAGCGACATGAAGGTTTGCATGCCTTCCATTGCCGAGATCGGCACGCTCGCCCCCGTCGAAAGCAAACGAACCGCTTCCTCCGTTTCGTTAAGCCACGCTTTCACCCGGCCAGGCTCCGCGCTTGGCTCATGCCGCTCGGCTAGCAAGGTGCCGGCTTCGGATACGGTGTAGGAAAGCAGCATGGATTTGATTTTATCGAATTCTAATTTCGAAATCGCTTGAGTATTCATTGATCGACCATCCTCATAAGTGTATTTGGGTACAAAAAAACAGGGACAGAACGCATACGCATTCCATCCCTGTTCATGGACTTCCGGCAAAATTCATTTTTCGATCCATTAGGAGAAGCCGGCACGAGACATGCATGCGGACTCCCCCCGGAACGAAAAAAAGCGTGCTCGAAAGAGCACGCAATTTTGCCGTCCAGCAGGCGGAAATTGTCATGTTCTTAACTCATTGGTAGCAGCTTCAAGAACACGTCACCGAATAAACCTACCCATAAACAGGGAAAGTCCAAACGAAATCGATCTTGTAAGCTGAGCACCCGGCAGCGCTACAGGCGCCGGGCATTATCCAATTTAGAAGTTAAGAACCATAACCCGCATCAAAATTTCCCCTTACTGCATAAAGTTACCCTCATCATAAAGGCAAGCGATCCCTAAAGTCAAGTGCCAACCGCCTAAACCGTCACGGTCATCCCTGCCCGCGCGCAGATGACGCCTTCCGGAAGACCATAATCCCGCCGCAAATCAATATCATGCGACATATGCGTCAGCATTGTGCGACCCGGCTTAAGCTCCTCGATAAGCGCCAGTGCTTCCACGACGTCGTATACCGATCGCGTTTCAAACGGATACGGCTCTTGATAGAAGCTCGTACCCAGAATCAATACATCCAATTCCGCCAGCGGCAGCAGTTCTTCCCCTTGCAGCGCGATCGAATCGGAGCAGTACGCAAACGAACGGCCGCGCTCCGAATCCGTAAAACGAAACGCATACGAGTAGCCGTTCTTCCCGTGATTCACCTTCCACGTATGCACGTCCCAGCTTCCGAAACGAAGCGGACCGGCAATCGGGTGAAACTCAATCTGCGAAGACAGCCAAGGATACCGGGTCAAAATATCATGGATGACGTCCGGCATCGCGTATGCTTTGCCTCTGCATTTCATCCACCGGCATAAATCCGCCCATTCAGGCAAGCCGGCAATATGGTCGAAATGCGCATGCGTAATGAGCATGGTATCGATCCGCTTCAGACCGGCCGCTTCCATCTGGCTGCGCCAATCCGGACCGCAGTCGATCAGCATCGTGCCGAACTGCTCGTCGTCCAGATGGACGAGCGACCGCATTCTGCGGTTCACGCCGCCCGTTCTTGCTTCCTCGCAAACTTCGCAGGAGCAATAAACGCGCGGAACTCCCATAGCATCACCGGTTCCCCAAAAGGCGATCGTAAGCGACATCGCGGGTTCCCTCTCTTCACCCTGTGGATTAAAGCGGCTTCAGCGCTATTTTCGACTGCTGCTTCAAGTCTTCGATCATGGAATACCATTCATCCGGCTTGTTCGGCAGCGCGGAGTAGTATTCCGTCAAGAACGCTACGATGAGCGAAGCATCAAGCTCCGTCAAGTTCTCATCCTGCGGCAGGAAGCAAAGGTCCAGTCCGCCGACCGCGGAGCCGTCCTCTTCCCAAGACGGATGAACGTAAGGGAAATCAAGGCGATTGTAGCCGATGTGCGAAAGCACTTCCCGACGCACGAACGGGCTCATCGGGTACACGCCGCCAAACTCGTATTCCGCCAGCGTCGGATTGTAAATTTCGGCGAACATGCCAATCGGCTCCGTTCCGCTTTCCCGCGCCAAACGTTCCATATCGCGCGCGCGGCTGCGCATGAGGAATCTGCCGATGCCGAGTCCCGGACGGCCGACGATCGTGAAATCCGTCATCGCGACCTTCAAGCCAGGGTAATAACGATATTCCGTCGTGCCGACGACTTCGCCCTCGTGGACGGCAACGTAAACATGAATGCTCGGATCTTGAAGCGGACCGGCCCATTTTTCGAATGCCAATACTTCCTCCGGCGGGAAAATCGTTTTCATCAAGTCGTGCATGTTTCTAAAAAGCGGGTTATCGATGGATTGAATGCGTATGTATTCCATTGTGTGCGAACATCCTTTCTATTCGTTGTAAAACGGGTTTTTCCACTCCATTAGCGCGGCATAGTTGCAGGACTCCTCGTCCTCCAAGTAATGAGGCATGACGCCGACCGGCATCCGTCCGCATCGCAGCAGAAACGAGATGACGGGATCGTTGTATTCGCCTGTCGTCACGCCTGTCAGATAGTCTTCCGCGGATACGGAATCCGCATGAAGATGGTAGCCGGGCATCCGACCGCCGCCCAGCAGCCTGCTCAACCGCGAATGGACGACGACCTCGTACATGCTTTGCATGAGCCATTTTCCGATGCCGGCTTTGCGCATATCCGGTACGACGCATAAATCAACGACATACAACGTGGTTCCATTCGGATCATGGTTGCGGATGTACCCTGCGCCGGTAACCTGTTCCCACGTGTGACTGCCCTCCAGCTGACTTTCGCTAACGCGAAGCGCGGTCATCGACCCGATCAGGCG
It includes:
- a CDS encoding endonuclease MutS2: MNTQAISKLEFDKIKSMLLSYTVSEAGTLLAERHEPSAEPGRVKAWLNETEEAVRLLSTGASVPISAMEGMQTFMSLLGKGKIYSEQELGLLAAWLTAVGQMKRYMDSKRMIAPTVSSYADSMHDCPDLLQELNRCIRHGALTDQASPALGDIRRHLAVAEDRIERKLNQLLGKYKSALQDQLVSKRNGHFVIPVKRELRRQVPGTVWDESSSGQTLFVEPADVADLQAEWQIWKSEEERERTTILSQLSDAAEAEGDHLKWNVEAMASFDFIFARAKLSRTYKGIAPAICDKPFIKLVGARHPLLGENAVPLNVEIGGEWRQLIITGPNTGGKTVALKTIGLFALMLQSGLLIPAEQGTELGILQGVLADVGDGQSIEQSLSTFSAHMECLSGMLRSANNRTLILLDELAAGTDPGEGIALSIAVLEELLQRGSLVAATTHFNEIKRFAAVMKGCTNARMAFDAATLKPVYRLEIGEAGDSYAFAIARRFGLPERVVLRAEERVEAAKRANAEGPRNEAVFATGDAEKWDRKLEELSAAKNKKVKQEEAVPAGKRPFEVGDCVWIYPLKRTGIVFQPANERGDIVVQVQKSKMTFNRKKLSLYIPNSQLYPEVEGGYDMDIVFDSKENRKTRHMMKRKYVPGVSIETPREDG
- a CDS encoding GNAT family N-acetyltransferase — encoded protein: MRKKLIVYLDRKPIEIVIRNYTLADIEGMIDIQRASFPPPFPSELWWNEEQLREHVTRFPEGAICAEMNGRLIGSMTALRVSESQLEGSHTWEQVTGAGYIRNHDPNGTTLYVVDLCVVPDMRKAGIGKWLMQSMYEVVVHSRLSRLLGGGRMPGYHLHADSVSAEDYLTGVTTGEYNDPVISFLLRCGRMPVGVMPHYLEDEESCNYAALMEWKNPFYNE
- a CDS encoding MBL fold metallo-hydrolase; this translates as MSLTIAFWGTGDAMGVPRVYCSCEVCEEARTGGVNRRMRSLVHLDDEQFGTMLIDCGPDWRSQMEAAGLKRIDTMLITHAHFDHIAGLPEWADLCRWMKCRGKAYAMPDVIHDILTRYPWLSSQIEFHPIAGPLRFGSWDVHTWKVNHGKNGYSYAFRFTDSERGRSFAYCSDSIALQGEELLPLAELDVLILGTSFYQEPYPFETRSVYDVVEALALIEELKPGRTMLTHMSHDIDLRRDYGLPEGVICARAGMTVTV
- a CDS encoding GNAT family N-acetyltransferase — protein: MEYIRIQSIDNPLFRNMHDLMKTIFPPEEVLAFEKWAGPLQDPSIHVYVAVHEGEVVGTTEYRYYPGLKVAMTDFTIVGRPGLGIGRFLMRSRARDMERLARESGTEPIGMFAEIYNPTLAEYEFGGVYPMSPFVRREVLSHIGYNRLDFPYVHPSWEEDGSAVGGLDLCFLPQDENLTELDASLIVAFLTEYYSALPNKPDEWYSMIEDLKQQSKIALKPL